From Candidatus Woesearchaeota archaeon, one genomic window encodes:
- a CDS encoding nucleotidyltransferase domain-containing protein: MVQETSLLLTKRELEVIDKKLKKMKLTQQDSNYLSKYIRPKLREMSLIDSKGLLSLLGYNQKIPAIEKRIKRLVLSNIKEVGSITIYGSAIYNNYESYNDIDVLVAVKKKFWEKLGEKYKLIIAIKNKAKKQGLKLDLEIYTEEAIYESYSSSITLIYQLKNSKTIYGLLKLPAKTEIYKLDLRMKTDYSIIEPEDLGGISGLELYKAIRNLWLIKLMMNKIMDNMLLNKIIEDELGKNLVNKLKNNRGLVTDKKIAYLYLNRLLKSTLNELKEAKWEKLLL; this comes from the coding sequence ATGGTACAAGAAACAAGCCTATTGCTAACAAAGAGAGAACTTGAAGTAATAGACAAAAAACTAAAGAAAATGAAGCTGACACAGCAGGACTCTAATTACCTGAGCAAATACATAAGGCCAAAGCTGAGGGAAATGAGCTTAATAGACAGCAAAGGCTTACTATCCCTATTGGGCTACAACCAAAAAATCCCTGCTATTGAAAAAAGGATAAAAAGGCTGGTATTATCAAATATCAAGGAGGTCGGATCTATAACTATATACGGCTCTGCGATCTACAACAACTATGAAAGCTATAATGACATAGATGTACTAGTGGCTGTTAAAAAGAAATTTTGGGAAAAGCTTGGTGAAAAATATAAGCTGATAATCGCTATAAAAAACAAGGCAAAAAAACAGGGCTTAAAGCTGGATTTAGAGATATACACGGAAGAAGCTATTTATGAGTCATACTCCTCAAGTATAACGTTGATTTACCAATTAAAAAACAGCAAAACCATCTATGGGCTATTAAAATTGCCTGCCAAGACAGAAATCTATAAATTAGATTTAAGAATGAAAACAGATTACAGCATAATAGAGCCAGAGGATTTGGGCGGAATATCTGGTCTGGAATTATACAAGGCAATAAGAAATTTATGGTTAATAAAACTGATGATGAATAAAATTATGGACAACATGCTGCTCAATAAAATAATTGAAGATGAGCTGGGTAAAAATCTGGTAAATAAGCTTAAGAATAATCGTGGTTTAGTAACGGACAAAAAAATAGCTTATTTATACTTAAATAGATTATTAAAAAGTACATTGAACGAATTAAAGGAAGCAAAATGGGAAAAACTGCTGTTATAA